The following are from one region of the Stigmatella ashevillena genome:
- a CDS encoding adenylate/guanylate cyclase domain-containing protein, translating into MFADGTLGEFPLGPKTTLGRHPANTLRLVDREVSKEHAVIEQNGRDFIVRDLDSSNGTFVNGRRVKEMRLKDGDEITLGGSKFTFHGGDAPSIPSAPAGVTVVANPRSIPAFLAQMDQGPQNFRPADELGDMEALRRDYEKLRIAHEFHRQVSLAGTQQELFDQIIRVAFQLLPADNGVILTPSAGGEFTAVTVHHRQGKVMNVMVSDTVLRRVVETGKAVLTADAIIDERFSAAESIVAQGIRSAMAVPLTINGTVKAVLFLDSRQRINAFSENDLTILSGIAAQAGIALENAALAEQIRTEAVTRAELSRFLSKAVADAVIKGETEGLGQSRLAEVSCLFADIRGFTTLAENDSPQEVVEMLNEFFTAMANVVFRHEGNLDKFIGDCVMAVWGPPLSHPDDPARALQAALEMQDAMDDLNEQRKAKGRQPIAVGIGVNTGQAVVGYMGSLERHEFTAIGDTVNTASRLCGLAKGGEVLATETTVKKAGQGFLAESLPVAQVKGKEKGVQTFRVTGSERTVVRDT; encoded by the coding sequence ATGTTCGCCGACGGCACGCTCGGGGAGTTCCCGCTCGGGCCCAAGACGACGCTGGGCCGGCACCCGGCCAACACCCTGCGCCTGGTGGACCGCGAGGTCTCCAAGGAGCACGCCGTCATCGAGCAGAACGGCCGTGACTTCATCGTCCGCGATCTGGACTCCTCCAACGGCACCTTCGTGAACGGGCGCCGGGTGAAGGAGATGCGGCTGAAGGACGGGGACGAAATCACCCTGGGCGGCTCCAAGTTCACCTTCCACGGGGGCGACGCGCCGTCGATCCCCTCCGCGCCCGCGGGCGTCACCGTCGTGGCCAACCCGCGCTCCATTCCGGCCTTCCTGGCGCAGATGGACCAGGGGCCGCAGAACTTCCGCCCCGCCGATGAGCTGGGCGACATGGAGGCGCTGCGCCGGGACTACGAGAAGCTGCGCATCGCCCACGAGTTCCACCGCCAGGTGAGCCTGGCCGGCACCCAGCAGGAGCTGTTCGATCAGATCATCCGCGTGGCCTTCCAGCTTTTGCCCGCGGACAACGGTGTCATCCTCACCCCCAGCGCGGGCGGCGAGTTCACCGCGGTGACCGTCCACCACCGGCAGGGCAAGGTGATGAACGTGATGGTGTCCGACACGGTGCTGCGCCGGGTGGTGGAGACGGGCAAGGCGGTGCTGACGGCGGATGCCATCATCGACGAGCGCTTCTCGGCGGCCGAGAGCATCGTCGCCCAGGGCATCCGCTCCGCCATGGCGGTGCCGCTCACCATCAACGGCACCGTCAAGGCGGTGCTCTTCCTGGACAGCCGCCAGCGCATCAACGCCTTCTCCGAGAACGATCTGACGATCCTCTCGGGCATCGCCGCCCAGGCGGGCATCGCGCTGGAGAACGCGGCGCTGGCCGAGCAGATCCGCACCGAGGCCGTCACCCGCGCCGAGCTCAGCCGCTTCCTGTCCAAGGCGGTGGCGGACGCGGTGATCAAAGGTGAAACGGAGGGCCTGGGCCAGAGCCGGCTCGCCGAGGTGTCCTGCCTGTTCGCCGACATCCGGGGCTTCACCACCCTGGCGGAGAATGACTCGCCGCAGGAAGTGGTGGAGATGCTCAACGAGTTCTTCACCGCCATGGCCAACGTGGTGTTCCGCCACGAGGGCAACCTGGACAAGTTCATTGGCGACTGTGTGATGGCGGTCTGGGGGCCTCCCTTGTCTCATCCGGATGATCCCGCGCGCGCGCTCCAGGCCGCGCTGGAGATGCAGGACGCGATGGACGACCTGAACGAGCAGCGCAAGGCCAAGGGCCGCCAGCCCATCGCGGTGGGCATCGGCGTGAACACCGGCCAGGCCGTCGTGGGCTACATGGGAAGCCTGGAGCGCCACGAGTTCACCGCCATCGGCGACACCGTCAACACGGCCTCACGGCTGTGTGGCCTGGCCAAGGGCGGAGAGGTGCTCGCCACGGAGACCACGGTGAAGAAGGCCGGCCAGGGCTTCCTCGCGGAGTCGCTGCCCGTCGCGCAGGTCAAGGGCAAGGAGAAGGGAGTCCAGACGTTCCGGGTCACGGGCTCCGAGCGCACGGTCGTCCGCGACACATGA
- the truD gene encoding tRNA pseudouridine(13) synthase TruD yields MRIKQRPEDFSVKESYRFDEVPGALFRVYLMDKQKLSTFEAVDRIRDAFGLKPGAISFCGLKDKQGRTEQIIAVQGSDVDVQEANLRLKYLGRTDKPLSAANITSNRFAVTVRSLDESVLGPLNGAAAEVNRLGVVNYFDSQRFGSLKHGQGFIAKDLIRGDFEAALRNYFAKPSELDRTEDAKVKQFWRENWGRWDARVPFEGSKKYHRILRSLRDHPGDYVRAFLQIDADYRAMLLFTYQSYLWNEGVRRYLQLLMPREHLFPLRYQAGTLLFHRDASPEALRTLRDATFPLLGPDSTFKNAQVEEAVQWVLGREKLALKDLRIEESPRLLFFKSEERPVLVFPHKLVLGRPQRDELNRGSIKSNVAFTLPPGAYATLVVKRLFHFSWREDSPADIRASQRPRLTEVEQAEAPRAPEPRARPSFERAAPGRAAPGRVAPGRSAPERSRAPGRAASFRPAEPPPPESPSPPPPGYRETQRIKKEAKQRAQAETAAKSSKSKKKK; encoded by the coding sequence GTGCGAATCAAGCAAAGGCCTGAGGACTTCTCCGTCAAGGAGTCCTATCGCTTCGACGAAGTTCCCGGCGCTCTTTTCCGCGTCTACCTGATGGACAAGCAGAAGCTGTCCACCTTCGAGGCGGTGGACCGCATCCGCGATGCCTTTGGGCTCAAACCAGGTGCCATCAGCTTCTGCGGCCTGAAGGACAAGCAGGGGCGCACCGAGCAGATCATCGCCGTGCAGGGCTCGGATGTGGACGTGCAGGAGGCGAACCTGCGCCTGAAGTACCTGGGGCGCACGGACAAGCCGCTGTCGGCCGCGAACATCACCTCCAACCGCTTCGCCGTCACCGTGCGCTCGCTGGACGAGTCCGTGCTGGGGCCTCTCAACGGGGCCGCGGCGGAGGTGAACCGGCTGGGGGTGGTGAACTACTTCGATAGCCAGCGCTTCGGCTCGCTCAAGCACGGCCAGGGCTTCATCGCCAAGGATCTCATCCGCGGGGACTTCGAAGCCGCCCTGCGCAACTACTTCGCCAAGCCCTCGGAGCTGGACCGGACCGAGGACGCCAAGGTGAAGCAGTTCTGGAGGGAGAACTGGGGCCGGTGGGATGCGCGCGTGCCCTTCGAGGGCTCGAAGAAGTACCACCGCATCCTCCGCTCGCTGCGCGACCACCCGGGCGACTACGTGCGGGCCTTCCTGCAGATCGACGCGGACTACCGCGCGATGCTGCTGTTCACCTACCAGAGCTATCTGTGGAACGAGGGGGTGCGGCGCTACCTCCAGCTCCTGATGCCCCGCGAGCACCTCTTTCCCCTGCGCTACCAGGCCGGCACGCTGCTGTTCCACCGGGATGCGAGCCCCGAGGCGCTGCGCACCCTGCGGGACGCGACTTTTCCGCTGCTCGGGCCGGACTCCACCTTCAAGAACGCCCAGGTGGAAGAGGCCGTCCAGTGGGTCCTGGGCCGGGAGAAGCTCGCGCTGAAGGACTTGCGGATCGAGGAGTCGCCGCGGCTGCTCTTCTTCAAGAGCGAGGAGCGCCCCGTGCTCGTCTTCCCGCACAAGCTGGTGCTGGGCCGCCCGCAGCGGGACGAACTCAACCGGGGCTCCATCAAGAGCAACGTCGCCTTCACCCTGCCCCCGGGCGCCTACGCCACCCTCGTCGTCAAGCGCCTCTTCCACTTCTCTTGGCGCGAGGACAGCCCGGCGGACATCCGCGCCTCCCAGCGCCCCCGGCTCACCGAAGTCGAACAGGCCGAAGCGCCTCGGGCCCCCGAGCCTCGCGCGCGCCCTTCCTTCGAGCGAGCCGCTCCCGGACGAGCCGCTCCCGGACGAGTCGCTCCCGGGCGCTCCGCTCCCGAGCGCTCCCGGGCTCCCGGGCGTGCTGCGTCCTTCCGGCCGGCCGAGCCCCCTCCCCCTGAGTCCCCATCGCCTCCCCCCCCGGGCTATCGGGAGACGCAGCGCATCAAGAAGGAAGCCAAACAGCGGGCACAGGCGGAGACGGCCGCAAAGTCCTCGAAATCAAAGAAGAAAAAGTAA
- a CDS encoding RNA polymerase sigma factor encodes MQWGSPYLVKQSVTAHALSPFGDMPLAIGSLMAEEAPTLPWKADVQAARRGDPNAFEALVRSVQRAVYGLSLRLLNNEAEAAEVAQEAFLRAYQNLHRYDDARPFDLWVMAITRNLCLDLLRRRTKVRTEEIDSMKELLPSGEASLEEGAIARQERQSLEEAMATLSVEDREVLALYYVQKRTTKEIAQILGCAPGTIMARLFRAREKLRKRMPTEEPT; translated from the coding sequence GTGCAATGGGGTTCTCCGTACCTCGTAAAACAGAGCGTGACCGCTCACGCTCTCAGCCCCTTCGGCGACATGCCCTTGGCCATCGGTTCTCTGATGGCTGAGGAAGCCCCCACGCTCCCCTGGAAGGCGGACGTGCAGGCTGCCCGCCGGGGGGATCCCAACGCCTTCGAGGCCCTGGTGCGCAGCGTCCAGCGCGCCGTGTACGGCCTGTCGCTGCGCTTGCTCAACAACGAGGCCGAGGCGGCCGAGGTGGCACAGGAGGCCTTCCTGCGCGCCTACCAGAATCTGCACCGCTACGATGACGCGCGCCCCTTCGATCTGTGGGTGATGGCCATCACGCGCAACCTCTGCCTGGATCTGCTCCGGCGGCGCACCAAGGTGCGCACCGAGGAGATCGACTCCATGAAGGAGCTGCTTCCCAGCGGGGAGGCCTCCCTGGAGGAAGGCGCCATCGCGCGCCAGGAGCGCCAGTCGCTCGAGGAAGCCATGGCCACCCTGTCCGTGGAGGATCGGGAGGTGCTCGCGCTCTACTACGTCCAGAAGCGCACCACGAAGGAGATTGCCCAGATTCTGGGTTGTGCTCCCGGTACGATCATGGCCCGCCTGTTCCGGGCGCGGGAGAAGCTGCGCAAGCGGATGCCCACGGAGGAGCCCACATGA
- a CDS encoding 2Fe-2S iron-sulfur cluster-binding protein, with translation MRRLPDASPRGKAITVDLEGETIPAIEGEPVACSLIAAGESMLARSIKYHRPRGAYCFASACSHCLMRVDGQPNIYTCRTPAREGMKLERQNAFPSTKVDVFATIDWFFPGGLDHHEMFAGVPVAEQVMAKVARQLAGLGLLPDREAPPRPPARTVRTRVAVVGGGAAGLAAARVLASQAIPFLLVEREARLGGRLLRGAPLADDPPASEASSFPKGSVLTRAHAVGLFNDEEGYFLVVASLEPEGPQLSKVYAERFLLTPGGHPSCLPFENNELPGVYAGRAASQLLREHGVAPERAALVGWGAELYALARLLESNGTQVAALVDLRGPVPAGAPAVACVGAEPKAHGLRKVGAFSFARGGGRREKVNCDAVLVSIPTSPSFELARQGGAHVRFDTERDLFVVEADADGRTAAPQVFVAGDITGGGSAQEAAASGVRAAESLVKSLGGGPS, from the coding sequence ATGCGACGCCTCCCTGATGCCTCCCCTCGCGGCAAGGCCATCACCGTGGACCTCGAGGGCGAAACCATCCCCGCCATCGAGGGCGAACCGGTGGCTTGTTCCCTCATCGCCGCGGGCGAGTCCATGCTTGCCCGCTCCATCAAGTACCACCGCCCCCGCGGGGCCTACTGCTTCGCCTCCGCGTGCTCCCACTGCCTGATGCGTGTGGATGGCCAGCCCAACATCTATACGTGCCGGACTCCCGCCCGCGAAGGCATGAAGCTGGAGCGCCAGAACGCGTTCCCCTCCACCAAGGTGGATGTCTTCGCCACCATCGATTGGTTCTTCCCCGGCGGGTTGGACCACCACGAGATGTTCGCGGGCGTCCCCGTCGCCGAGCAGGTGATGGCCAAGGTCGCCCGGCAGCTCGCGGGACTGGGCCTGCTGCCAGATCGCGAGGCCCCTCCCCGTCCCCCCGCGCGCACGGTCCGCACGCGCGTGGCGGTGGTGGGTGGCGGCGCGGCGGGGCTCGCGGCGGCCCGCGTGCTGGCCAGCCAGGCCATTCCCTTCCTCCTCGTGGAGCGCGAGGCGCGCCTGGGCGGACGGCTTCTTCGGGGCGCACCGTTGGCGGATGACCCGCCTGCCTCGGAGGCCTCCTCCTTTCCCAAGGGCAGCGTGCTGACCCGGGCCCACGCGGTAGGCCTCTTTAATGATGAGGAGGGGTATTTCCTGGTGGTGGCGTCTCTGGAGCCCGAGGGGCCGCAGCTCTCCAAGGTGTACGCCGAGCGTTTCCTGCTCACCCCCGGCGGTCATCCGTCCTGTCTTCCCTTCGAGAACAATGAGCTGCCCGGCGTGTACGCGGGGCGCGCCGCCAGCCAGTTGCTGCGCGAGCACGGGGTGGCTCCCGAGCGGGCGGCGCTGGTGGGTTGGGGCGCGGAGCTGTACGCCCTGGCGCGGCTGCTCGAGTCGAATGGCACTCAGGTGGCCGCGCTGGTGGACCTCCGGGGCCCTGTGCCCGCGGGTGCCCCGGCCGTGGCGTGCGTGGGCGCCGAACCCAAGGCGCATGGCCTCCGGAAAGTGGGCGCCTTCAGCTTCGCCCGCGGCGGTGGACGGCGGGAGAAGGTGAACTGCGACGCGGTGCTCGTCTCGATTCCCACCAGCCCCAGCTTCGAGCTGGCGCGGCAAGGTGGCGCGCACGTGCGGTTCGACACGGAGCGAGACCTCTTCGTGGTGGAGGCGGACGCGGACGGGCGGACGGCGGCCCCGCAGGTGTTCGTGGCGGGAGACATTACCGGCGGAGGCAGCGCCCAGGAGGCGGCCGCCTCAGGGGTCCGGGCCGCGGAGTCCCTCGTGAAGTCTCTTGGAGGAGGACCGTCATGA
- a CDS encoding FAD-dependent oxidoreductase — protein sequence MSKAIICSCEDVTADDVRHALAKGYHDVESVKRYTGFGTGICQGKSCLSAVAALVAKEGPLKSPGILPFTPRPPLYPTELSLFASMPVEESQPPVGGVPQELGVFPQALRPTTELPQKAKVVIIGGGVMGLALAYNLSLRGEKDVVVLERGYLCAGASGRNGGGVRMQWGTASNIELAKRSIDLMKQFARDLGINVWLRQGGYLFLTRTEAVAKRLERNVALHNKHGVPTRIITAGAAREIVPGLTLKGVISASYNPEDGVMFPWAFLWGYAQHCLKKGIRVETYTNVTGFDISEGQIRKVKTDRGDIACEQVVLAAGAWSPEIAQLAGVKLPNEPHRHEILSTEPLKPFLGPLVSVLDSGLYFSQSMRGEIVGGMGDPHEPAGLNMGSTLRFTARFSQALTEQLPQVGHVKVLRQWAGCYDVTPDNNPVLGRTPGLDNLLQMSGFVGHGFMMAPAVAERMAAWMVTDEDDELFQRFNLRRFSSGRLEREDMIIG from the coding sequence ATGAGCAAGGCGATCATCTGCTCTTGTGAGGATGTCACCGCCGACGATGTCCGGCATGCGCTGGCCAAGGGCTACCACGATGTCGAGTCGGTCAAGCGGTACACCGGCTTTGGCACGGGGATCTGCCAGGGGAAGAGCTGCCTGTCCGCCGTGGCGGCCCTGGTCGCCAAGGAAGGGCCCCTGAAGTCCCCGGGCATCCTCCCCTTCACGCCCCGGCCTCCGCTCTACCCCACCGAGCTGTCCCTCTTCGCCAGCATGCCGGTGGAGGAGTCCCAGCCCCCCGTGGGCGGCGTCCCCCAGGAATTGGGCGTCTTTCCTCAGGCGCTGCGGCCCACCACCGAGCTGCCGCAGAAGGCCAAGGTGGTCATCATCGGCGGGGGGGTGATGGGGCTGGCGCTCGCCTACAACCTCAGCCTGCGGGGCGAGAAGGACGTGGTGGTGTTGGAGCGGGGCTACCTCTGCGCGGGCGCCTCGGGCCGCAATGGCGGCGGGGTGCGCATGCAGTGGGGCACCGCCTCCAACATCGAGCTGGCCAAGCGGTCCATAGATCTGATGAAGCAGTTCGCGCGCGATCTGGGCATCAACGTCTGGTTGCGCCAGGGCGGCTACCTCTTCCTCACCCGCACCGAGGCGGTGGCCAAGCGGCTGGAGCGCAATGTCGCGCTCCACAACAAGCACGGAGTGCCCACCCGGATCATCACCGCGGGCGCGGCCCGGGAGATCGTCCCCGGGCTGACGCTCAAGGGCGTCATCAGCGCCTCGTACAATCCCGAGGATGGGGTCATGTTCCCCTGGGCCTTTCTCTGGGGCTATGCGCAGCACTGCCTGAAGAAGGGCATCCGGGTCGAGACCTACACGAATGTGACGGGCTTCGACATTTCGGAAGGCCAGATCCGCAAGGTGAAGACGGACCGGGGCGACATTGCCTGTGAGCAGGTGGTGCTGGCGGCGGGGGCCTGGAGCCCTGAGATCGCCCAGTTGGCGGGAGTGAAGCTGCCCAACGAGCCCCACCGCCACGAGATCCTCAGCACCGAGCCGCTCAAGCCCTTCCTGGGGCCGCTGGTGTCGGTGTTGGACTCGGGCCTCTATTTCAGCCAGTCCATGCGGGGGGAGATCGTCGGTGGCATGGGGGATCCCCACGAGCCCGCCGGGCTCAACATGGGCTCCACCCTGCGCTTCACCGCGCGCTTCTCCCAGGCGCTGACGGAGCAGTTGCCCCAGGTGGGCCACGTGAAGGTCCTTCGCCAGTGGGCCGGCTGCTACGACGTGACGCCGGACAACAACCCCGTGTTGGGAAGAACGCCGGGGTTGGACAACCTCCTTCAGATGTCCGGCTTCGTGGGCCATGGCTTCATGATGGCGCC